A region from the Halomarina litorea genome encodes:
- a CDS encoding dienelactone hydrolase family protein, which yields MSDSDSEQVVVPGARDVRATLDAPDADACVVACPPHPQMGGRRTDGRLTAVSASLAPDVACLRFDYGPWDEGRGERTDATNALAWAGERFDRVGLFGFSFGGGVALLAAAETTPACVSALAPASRLGDLDAAAALDDVDCPVQVVYGERDTTAEWEPVVSRARELGHRVEAMPADHFFVGQTGKVGERVAAFLREHR from the coding sequence ATGAGCGATAGCGACTCCGAACAGGTCGTCGTCCCCGGCGCACGGGACGTGCGGGCGACCCTCGACGCGCCCGACGCCGACGCCTGCGTCGTCGCCTGCCCGCCCCACCCGCAGATGGGTGGGCGGCGGACGGACGGCCGACTCACCGCCGTCAGCGCGTCCCTCGCACCGGACGTGGCCTGCCTGCGGTTCGACTACGGCCCGTGGGACGAGGGGCGCGGCGAGCGAACCGACGCGACGAACGCCCTCGCGTGGGCCGGCGAGCGCTTCGACCGGGTGGGACTGTTCGGGTTCAGCTTCGGCGGCGGGGTCGCCCTGCTTGCGGCGGCGGAGACGACGCCCGCGTGCGTGAGCGCGCTCGCACCCGCCTCGCGACTCGGTGACCTCGACGCGGCCGCCGCCCTCGACGACGTCGACTGTCCGGTGCAGGTCGTCTACGGCGAACGCGACACTACGGCGGAGTGGGAACCGGTCGTCTCCCGCGCACGCGAACTCGGTCACCGGGTGGAGGCGATGCCCGCCGACCACTTCTTCGTCGGGCAGACCGGGAAGGTGGGCGAACGGGTCGCGGCGTTCCTGCGCGAGCACCGCTGA
- a CDS encoding HTH domain-containing protein, whose protein sequence is MSTLRADGEAVHAELFVRSLTGGSAHGIQQEVVERLSALAASGRLDGFDLHVWGRELPHDSAAARSETGRFVADRLAAFRQWARDNDLSLPAVTTTDRASAITEEAYTATTLPRIALAEYVDGELRHVAPCEGPECHTAVADRVAALEAGRDEPDDITRVPVAPGVAAGDGPAAD, encoded by the coding sequence ATGAGCACGCTGAGAGCGGACGGCGAGGCGGTGCACGCCGAACTGTTCGTGCGGTCGCTGACGGGGGGGTCGGCACACGGCATCCAGCAAGAGGTCGTCGAACGGCTGTCGGCGCTGGCGGCGTCCGGTCGCCTCGACGGGTTCGACCTGCACGTGTGGGGCCGCGAACTCCCGCACGATTCGGCGGCGGCGCGCAGCGAGACGGGCCGGTTCGTCGCCGACCGCCTCGCGGCCTTCCGGCAGTGGGCGCGCGACAACGACCTCTCGCTCCCCGCGGTGACGACGACGGACCGCGCTTCCGCCATCACCGAGGAGGCGTACACCGCGACGACGCTCCCGCGCATCGCCCTCGCGGAGTACGTCGACGGGGAGTTGCGCCACGTCGCCCCCTGCGAGGGGCCGGAGTGTCACACCGCCGTCGCGGACCGCGTCGCGGCACTGGAGGCGGGTCGCGACGAACCCGACGACATCACGCGCGTCCCCGTCGCGCCGGGCGTGGCCGCCGGGGACGGTCCCGCCGCCGACTGA